The stretch of DNA TTTTCAACCGTGATGCCGGTATGAGCGCTCTCAATCACCTCACGATTTCGACCCCCGGAAGGATCTGTCTGTTCGGAGAGCATCAGGATTACCTCCATTTGCCCGTTATCCCCGCCGCCATTTCCCTGCGCATCATGATTGAAGGGACCCGGAGGCAGGATCAATCCGTGCGGATCCGGTTGCCCGATATCGGCTCAGAAGAGGAGTTCTCCCTCGTCGGACCGCTGGTGTACACGCGTGAACGGGATTATTTTCGCAGTGCCGTGAATGTTCTGCGCCGGGCGGGGCTCACGTTTGCGGCCGGTTTCGACTGCATCGTTCGGGGTAACATCCCGATCAATGCCGGAACATCAAGTTCCTCGGCCCTCGTCGTGAGCTGGGTGAATTTTCTCGCACGGATGAGCGATCAGAGGCAAACACTCCCCGCGGAGCAGTGCGCGCGATACGCCGTGGAGGCGGAGGTGCTCGAATTTCACGAACCCGGGGGGATGATGGACCAGTATTCGACCGCGTCCGGCGGGCTTCTCTTCATCGGCTTTCATCCCGGGGTGTCAGTCGAACGGATCGACGCGAAACTCAGGACGTTTGTCCTCGGCGATTCCGGTGAAGCAAAAAACACCAAACAGATTTTGGCGCGGGTGAAGAACCGGGTGCTCGATATTGTGAGTCGACTTTCAAAAGACTCTCCGGGCTTCTCGTTGCACACGCTCACTGCGGATCGGCTGGATGAGTGGAAAGATGCGCTCGGTTGTGAGCAATTCGACCTGCTCACCGGGACTGTTCGTAACCATATGATTACACTTGAGGCGAGACAACTTCTCGCGAAGCAGCCTCTCGATCATCGGCGGCTCGGCGGTTTGCTCAGCAACCATCAGGTCGTGCTGCGGGACGTGCTGAAGATATCCACACCCAAAATTGACGCAATGCTCGATGCTGCCCTCGACGCGGGCGCCTATGGAGGTAAGATCAACGGCTCGGGGGGAGGCGGGTGTATGTTTGCGTATGCGCCGGAGCAACCCGAGATCGTGGCTGAGGCAATAAGGCGGGCCGGCGGCACAGCCTATATCATTTCGGTCGATGCCGGCACGCGTGTCGATGCCGAGGATTAGAATCGTTCATGGACCCTCATAGCGTCAGAGGACGAACTTCATCAAGAATGAAGGAGATTGGCGTGCGCATTGTTGCTTTCCTGTTATTGTTGCTCGTTACCGTGCCGAATCATCGTCTGCGCTCTCAAACGTTTACAATCGGGGACAGCGCCTTTTTATTGGACGGCAAGCCGTTTCAGATACGCTCGGGTGAGATGCACGCCGCGCGAATCCCCCCGGAGTACTGGCGCCACCGTCTGCAAATGGTTCACGCCATGGGCTGCAACACGGTCTGCGCGTACCTTTTTTGGAATATGCACGAGCCTCAACCGGGAATGTTCGACTTCACCGGCCCGGCGAATGCGGCCGAATACTGCCGCATAGCCCGGGACGAAGGCCTGAAGGTCATCCTCCGTCCGGGGCCGTACTCCTGTGCCGAATGGGAGTTCGGGGGTCTGCCATCCTGGCTTCTGAAGTATTCCGATATCAAAGTGCGCACCCGGGATGCCCGATATCTTGACGCCGTCCGCCGCTATTTCATTGAAGTAGGCAAACAACTTTCTCCGCTTCAGATCACGCACGGCGGCCCCATCATTATGGTGCAGGTCGAAAACGAATACGGCAGTTACGGAAGTGACCGCGAATATATCGGATCGGTGCGGGACTATCTCAAGGAAGCCGGCTTTGATGTCCCATTCTTCACGTGCGACGGCGCGAGCCAGCTTCCCAACGACACGCGACCCGAGATTTTCTCTGTTGTCAATTTCGGCGACGACCCGAAAGGCAGTTTTGAATCTCTCCGCAAAATCCGGCCCTTGGGTCCGCTCATGTGCGGCGAGTACTACCCGGGATGGTTTGATTCCTGGGGGAAACAACATCACACGGGCTCGACGGAGAATGTTCTCAACGATCTCCGTTACATGCTCGAGAATAATGCCTCGTTCAGCATCTACATGGTCCACGGGGGGACAAGCTTTGGGTTCTCGGCAGGCGCCAACAGTCCGCCCTTCCTGCCTCAGTGCACGAGCTATGATTACGACGCGCCGATTGACGAGATGGGACGCTCCACACCAAAGTATCAGGCCATCCGGGAGCTTTTCGCGAAACATCTCCTGCCGGGAGAGTCTCTCCCCGATATTCCGCCACCGAATCCGGTGATTGGAGTACCTCCGGTCGAGCTGAACGAGAGCGCCGGACTCTTCGCCAATCTCGGGCCCGGTCATCGGGTCGGGACTCCGTTGCCCATGGAAATGTTCGACCAAATCACCGGCTGCATACTCTATCGTACCCGTCTGGAGGCCGGATCAGGCGGAGCGCTGAAAATCAAAGAGGCACACGACATCGCGCGAATCTTCGTAGACGGAAAACGGGTTGGCACACTCGATCGGCGGTACAAGAAGAAGACCCCTCTTGCCATCGGTCCGTTCACGAGTGAAGTCACGCTGGATATTCTCGTGGAGGCGATGGGTCGCGTGAATTATGGCAAAGACATTCATGACCGGAAGGGTATTACAGAGAAGGTCGAGCTATTCGATGGTAAGACAACCCGCGAGCTGACGGGTTGGGAAGTCTACACGCTCCCGCTTGATCGCCAGATGCTCGGGGGCTTGAAATTCTCTTCTCAGACAATTCCCGGACCCGCCTTTCATCGCGGGGTTTTCAAGCTCAAAAAGCCCGGCGACACTTTTCTCGACATGCACGGCTGGGGAAAGGGGAATGTGTGGGTGAATGGGCATCATCTCGGAAGATTCTGGCACATCGGGCCTCAGCAAACGCTTTATCTTCCGGGGGTCTGGTTGAAGGAAGGTGACAATGAGATCGTTGCCCTGGAGTTGGAAGAGAATCAGGAGAGAACAATCGCGGGTTTGACTGAGCCGATTCTCAACCGGGTGGAGACAGATGAATCGGCGCCACCAATGCCAGTCCGCCCTCACGGCGTTCTCCGGCTCCTTTCAGAGGATCTTGTGAAACGGGGGTCCTTCCCGGATGGATCTTCGCATTCGGATTTCACGTTCACACCCGTCACCTGCCGGTTTATTTGCCTTCAGTCTCTCTCCTCGCAACGGAACGATCCATTTGCTTCCGTCAGTGAGCTCTACGTCCTGGATACAGAGCATCGGCCGTTGCAGCGCGACAAGTGGAGCGTTGAGTTTGTGGACAGTGAAGAACTTGAAGGTGAAGACGGCCGGGCGGAAAATGTGTTCGATGATGACGCGGAAACGATCTGGCATTCACAGTGGTCTGCAAGCAAACCGCAGCATCCCCATTCGTTGGTGATCGACCTTGGAGAATCACAAACCGTTTGCGGGTTCCGGTATGTTCCCCGTCCCACGAACAGCCCGGGAAGAATCAAAGAATTCAAATTCTATGCCCGCCCGAAGCCGTTCGAGATCGACAAGTAGTGCAGCCGCTGTTGGGGCGGCTCCTTTGTGCAACAGCAATACAATGAATCTGAGGATGGTCTCATTTTGTCATCCTGAGCGAAGCGAAGGATCTCTCAGATCGTCGTGTGGAGATCCTTCGCTCCACTCCGTTCCGCTCAGGATGACATATTCGGTGAAAATAAGCCCCCACCAATCTTGAGGAACGATATGAACATGGCGCATCCTGCAGGTTCAATGTCTCTGAACGCGAGATTCCGGATGATTCTCATTGCGACGCTCATCCTGCTGTTCTTGAATTCTCCGGCAATAGGACAAACCGTAAAATCTGACAGACGTGTGCAGGGAAGCAAAATCACCTTCACACTCTCAAATGACAAGGTCGAATACTCGCTCCTGGTTGATTCGAACAGGATCATTTCGGATAAGCTCGTCGCACAGCCATCCTGGTCCAAACGGTATGGCGCAGTCTCCTCGCCGATTGAAACGGATGCAGATTTTAGTCTGGAGGTGATGTGGACCGATTGGCAGGCTCCGAAAAAGATTAATAACGCTGAAAACCCGGTCGTGTTCACGAAGTCTGATTTTCGAGTCGATAAGTATGAGTTCACAGATCTTGAGAACGGGGTCAAGCAACTGACACTTTCCCTCCAGGGGAAAGATATTCCGGTTCTTCTGGGAGTTCTCCTTCAGCTCGATCCCAAATCATTCTATGTCCGAAGAAAAGTCACAATCTCCGATACGGCCGGGGCGGGACATTTTCTCCAACGAATTGCTCCGATCGACGCCGATGTGAACGGCAAGCCTTCTGTAATGAAGAGCGGCGGATTCGGGCAGCCGGTTGCACTCGGGTTCGGGAAGAGCGGAGGGTTCTTCGGATTGGAATACCCGGCATCTGATAATTCAATTACGACAGGCCAACACCGCCCGCATGTCCGCTGCATGGAGGAAATTGGCGAGAAGATCGATTCACGGGGAGTCGAAAGTGAATGGGTGGTCGAGGGGGTGGCGCCCGATGAAAACGTCAAACTCTGGTTCATGCGCTATGTCGATGACATCCGTGTTGCCCCGCTGAGGCCCTACACGCTCTATAACAGCTGGTACGATTTGCGTTCGCCCGAGTATCCGAAAGTTCCCGAACAAA from Bacteroidota bacterium encodes:
- a CDS encoding galactokinase family protein; the encoded protein is MSALNHLTISTPGRICLFGEHQDYLHLPVIPAAISLRIMIEGTRRQDQSVRIRLPDIGSEEEFSLVGPLVYTRERDYFRSAVNVLRRAGLTFAAGFDCIVRGNIPINAGTSSSSALVVSWVNFLARMSDQRQTLPAEQCARYAVEAEVLEFHEPGGMMDQYSTASGGLLFIGFHPGVSVERIDAKLRTFVLGDSGEAKNTKQILARVKNRVLDIVSRLSKDSPGFSLHTLTADRLDEWKDALGCEQFDLLTGTVRNHMITLEARQLLAKQPLDHRRLGGLLSNHQVVLRDVLKISTPKIDAMLDAALDAGAYGGKINGSGGGGCMFAYAPEQPEIVAEAIRRAGGTAYIISVDAGTRVDAED
- a CDS encoding beta-galactosidase, whose product is MRIVAFLLLLLVTVPNHRLRSQTFTIGDSAFLLDGKPFQIRSGEMHAARIPPEYWRHRLQMVHAMGCNTVCAYLFWNMHEPQPGMFDFTGPANAAEYCRIARDEGLKVILRPGPYSCAEWEFGGLPSWLLKYSDIKVRTRDARYLDAVRRYFIEVGKQLSPLQITHGGPIIMVQVENEYGSYGSDREYIGSVRDYLKEAGFDVPFFTCDGASQLPNDTRPEIFSVVNFGDDPKGSFESLRKIRPLGPLMCGEYYPGWFDSWGKQHHTGSTENVLNDLRYMLENNASFSIYMVHGGTSFGFSAGANSPPFLPQCTSYDYDAPIDEMGRSTPKYQAIRELFAKHLLPGESLPDIPPPNPVIGVPPVELNESAGLFANLGPGHRVGTPLPMEMFDQITGCILYRTRLEAGSGGALKIKEAHDIARIFVDGKRVGTLDRRYKKKTPLAIGPFTSEVTLDILVEAMGRVNYGKDIHDRKGITEKVELFDGKTTRELTGWEVYTLPLDRQMLGGLKFSSQTIPGPAFHRGVFKLKKPGDTFLDMHGWGKGNVWVNGHHLGRFWHIGPQQTLYLPGVWLKEGDNEIVALELEENQERTIAGLTEPILNRVETDESAPPMPVRPHGVLRLLSEDLVKRGSFPDGSSHSDFTFTPVTCRFICLQSLSSQRNDPFASVSELYVLDTEHRPLQRDKWSVEFVDSEELEGEDGRAENVFDDDAETIWHSQWSASKPQHPHSLVIDLGESQTVCGFRYVPRPTNSPGRIKEFKFYARPKPFEIDK